The Candidatus Eremiobacteraceae bacterium genome window below encodes:
- a CDS encoding DUF1801 domain-containing protein, whose protein sequence is MKKSDDSKNSKSPSQLIDARIEELGDWRGETLSKIRKLIKQAEPKVVEEWKWRGVPVWYHDGMICTGETYKAVVKLTFAKGAQLKDPKRLFNSSLEGNVRRAIDVHESEKIDGAALKALIREAIALNKSSAR, encoded by the coding sequence ATGAAGAAGTCTGACGACTCGAAGAACAGCAAGTCTCCGTCTCAGCTCATCGACGCGAGAATCGAGGAGCTGGGCGACTGGCGGGGCGAGACACTCTCGAAGATCCGCAAACTCATCAAGCAAGCGGAGCCCAAGGTCGTCGAGGAATGGAAGTGGAGAGGTGTGCCCGTCTGGTATCACGATGGAATGATCTGCACGGGCGAGACCTACAAGGCCGTCGTCAAACTGACGTTCGCCAAGGGTGCGCAACTCAAGGACCCAAAGCGGCTGTTCAACTCCAGCCTTGAGGGCAATGTCCGGCGTGCCATCGACGTGCACGAAAGCGAAAAGATCGACGGGGCCGCGTTAAAAGCGCTCATCCGCGAGGCCATCGCGTTGAACAAGTCCTCGGCCCGCTAG
- a CDS encoding VOC family protein, which translates to MITGVDLFGFTVRDAAKTIAFYKDVLGMKPTEENAQGAEFTLGDGTTFGVWQPDDEQFPIGAGIMFAVPDAKAAVEQLRARGAQLSDIMESPVCFMSFGSDPEGNRFMIHQRKT; encoded by the coding sequence ATGATTACCGGCGTTGATCTGTTCGGATTCACCGTCCGCGACGCGGCAAAGACGATCGCCTTTTACAAAGACGTATTGGGGATGAAGCCGACCGAGGAAAATGCGCAGGGCGCCGAGTTCACACTTGGCGATGGTACGACGTTTGGCGTTTGGCAGCCGGACGACGAACAGTTCCCGATCGGCGCAGGCATCATGTTTGCGGTCCCGGATGCGAAAGCGGCTGTCGAGCAGCTTCGTGCGCGTGGCGCTCAGCTCAGCGATATCATGGAGTCGCCGGTCTGCTTCATGTCGTTCGGCAGTGATCCGGAGGGGAACCGGTTCATGATCCACCAACGCAAGACCTGA
- a CDS encoding sigma-70 family RNA polymerase sigma factor: protein MEDAERVAERFEAARPRLLRIAQRILGSAAESDDALQESWLRIHRADVEHLANLEGWLTTVVARVCLDALKWRESRREDLGPDDPRRDIVAVAPGERPEEEAILADSIGVALLILLDALPPAERVAFVLHDMFDVPFDDIAAIVGRTPEAARQLASRARRRVRGASADRDAVTQRHDELVRAFLAASRAGNFSALLALLDPGATLRADAAVIAMGGAAYWQNDRLQAGIEGADAVARTFSTRARAAQSVFIDGKPGAVWMHEGEVRVAFRFTMMDDRITAIDLIADRAAIAQSVIEH, encoded by the coding sequence TTGGAGGATGCGGAGCGCGTCGCGGAGCGCTTTGAGGCGGCTCGCCCTCGCTTGCTGCGCATTGCGCAGCGGATACTGGGATCGGCTGCGGAATCCGACGACGCACTGCAGGAGAGCTGGCTGCGCATCCATCGCGCGGACGTTGAGCACCTTGCGAATCTCGAAGGCTGGCTCACGACCGTTGTTGCGCGCGTCTGTCTCGATGCGCTGAAATGGCGCGAAAGCCGGCGCGAGGATTTGGGGCCGGATGATCCGCGTCGCGACATCGTAGCAGTCGCCCCCGGCGAACGCCCCGAGGAAGAGGCGATTCTTGCCGATTCGATCGGCGTGGCCCTGCTGATCCTGCTCGATGCCCTGCCGCCGGCGGAGCGCGTCGCATTTGTGCTGCACGACATGTTCGACGTGCCCTTCGACGACATCGCCGCTATCGTCGGACGGACGCCCGAGGCGGCGCGGCAGCTCGCAAGCCGAGCGCGCCGACGCGTGCGCGGCGCATCCGCCGACCGTGATGCCGTGACGCAGCGGCACGACGAACTCGTGCGCGCGTTTCTCGCAGCCTCGCGGGCGGGAAACTTCTCGGCGCTGCTCGCGCTGCTCGATCCGGGAGCGACGCTTCGCGCGGATGCGGCGGTGATTGCGATGGGCGGCGCGGCATACTGGCAGAATGATCGTCTGCAGGCTGGTATCGAAGGCGCGGATGCCGTTGCCCGGACGTTCTCCACACGTGCGCGTGCTGCGCAATCTGTATTTATCGACGGCAAACCGGGTGCAGTATGGATGCACGAAGGCGAGGTGCGCGTTGCATTCCGCTTTACGATGATGGACGACCGCATCACAGCGATCGATCTCATCGCCGATCGAGCTGCGATCGCGCAATCGGTTATCGAGCACTAG
- a CDS encoding VOC family protein, producing MLKDVSLIIYPVSDLVKAKRFFRELTGADPYVDGPQYVGYKSGDMEIGLIPDREKRESSALAYWTVSDIAASVKALVDAGGTVAQSIKDVGYGLLVASVKDPNSAVVGLRQMPKG from the coding sequence ATGTTGAAGGACGTGTCCCTAATCATCTATCCTGTTTCAGACCTGGTCAAAGCCAAGCGATTCTTTCGTGAGCTTACCGGCGCCGACCCTTACGTCGATGGACCCCAGTACGTCGGCTACAAGAGCGGCGATATGGAAATCGGGCTCATTCCAGACCGAGAAAAACGCGAATCGAGCGCGCTCGCCTACTGGACGGTGAGCGACATCGCGGCGAGCGTGAAAGCGCTCGTGGACGCGGGCGGCACGGTCGCGCAAAGTATCAAGGACGTCGGCTACGGGCTGTTGGTCGCCAGCGTGAAAGATCCCAACAGCGCGGTCGTTGGGTTACGACAAATGCCGAAGGGGTAA